From one Thermomicrobiales bacterium genomic stretch:
- a CDS encoding SMC family ATPase, giving the protein MSSSIGAIEMEVTFVFRLGDREYRVFRRRSTHGAGRLTIELEARAPGDDTWSQITGDSARHTQEKISRLLNLDHETFVNSAFILQGKADSFTEKPPRDRKKILGNILNLREYDDLQELSKQEERALRERLSAIRGQMDELDSQLTERPSVMDELAVTMRQLTDLGQQLDIAQQQTQLLRLQLETENLVQRQIAERAAQADREERELGDLRSRLAGQRSARERFSVVLAQADEIERGWKESQHWGAEVGRLAALGRDDQAQQQIAHDAQRAIDAEEALLRRAVDAARHEARSANEQLARLDQRSKERVTLQTELDEAGDPTARLARIDEDLTRLRRQYSSVDGGNRQLLAQLGGIDENLGRLDQIDAICPTCRRPLSEHDRDQIREGWMGEGQSLRERGQANEVMLQELQEQGERLKLEQKALEQVAHNNAGRVALIGQIIGQLAGREAEEQRLQLAIAEEQRLETRLTAGDFATGARSQLIVVLAARRALGYDARVAEHAARNERELAPFASRRAELVDARSGANQAEAVIAEIGMQIAEREAAHSETVGELERIRRENPRDPGLRDRYDTANDALDRLTREKNALIARQGHLDGRINTLDRLQDHRDELDREATGLELDYGATKVLVEAFGRNGIQAMIVEGVLPELEDEANRLLRQMSTGQLEVSFRSQRQLQSRDSVAETLDIIIRDEAGERLYALYSGGEAFRVNFAIRVALSKLLARRAGASIDMLVIDEGFGTQDARGRDGLIEALRSIEDDFQTILVITHIGEIRELFPTRIDVVKTDRGSQVTVC; this is encoded by the coding sequence ATGTCATCTTCGATCGGCGCGATCGAGATGGAAGTCACGTTCGTCTTCCGGCTCGGGGACCGTGAGTACCGTGTCTTCCGCCGTCGGTCGACACACGGCGCCGGCCGGCTCACGATTGAGCTCGAGGCGCGCGCCCCCGGGGACGACACCTGGTCGCAGATCACCGGTGACTCTGCCCGCCACACCCAGGAGAAGATCAGCCGGCTGCTCAATCTGGATCATGAGACATTTGTCAACTCTGCGTTCATCCTGCAGGGCAAAGCCGACTCGTTTACCGAAAAGCCCCCGCGCGACCGTAAGAAGATCCTCGGCAATATCCTCAATCTGCGCGAGTATGACGACCTCCAGGAGCTCTCGAAGCAGGAGGAGCGCGCCCTGCGCGAACGCCTGTCTGCGATCCGGGGCCAGATGGACGAGCTCGATAGCCAGCTGACGGAACGACCATCGGTCATGGATGAGCTCGCCGTCACCATGAGGCAGCTGACTGACCTCGGGCAGCAGCTGGACATCGCCCAGCAGCAGACCCAGCTGTTGAGGCTGCAGCTGGAGACCGAGAATCTTGTCCAGCGTCAGATCGCTGAGAGGGCGGCGCAGGCGGATCGCGAGGAGCGGGAGCTCGGCGATCTGCGGTCGCGACTGGCCGGGCAACGTTCGGCGCGAGAGCGGTTCAGCGTGGTGCTGGCGCAGGCAGATGAGATCGAGCGCGGCTGGAAGGAATCCCAGCATTGGGGCGCGGAAGTCGGTCGATTGGCAGCGCTTGGGCGTGACGATCAGGCCCAGCAGCAGATAGCCCACGACGCGCAGCGCGCGATTGACGCCGAGGAGGCGTTGTTGCGCCGGGCGGTCGATGCCGCCCGCCACGAGGCGCGATCCGCTAACGAACAGCTGGCAAGGCTCGACCAGCGGTCGAAAGAGCGAGTGACACTACAGACCGAGCTGGACGAGGCCGGCGACCCGACGGCACGATTGGCCCGGATCGACGAGGATCTCACCAGGTTGCGCCGCCAGTATTCGAGTGTCGATGGCGGCAACCGTCAACTACTCGCCCAGTTGGGGGGTATTGATGAGAATCTTGGCCGGCTCGACCAGATCGATGCTATCTGCCCGACCTGTCGCCGGCCGTTGAGCGAGCACGACCGCGATCAGATCCGCGAGGGCTGGATGGGCGAGGGGCAATCGCTTCGCGAGCGGGGGCAGGCGAACGAGGTGATGCTGCAAGAGCTTCAGGAACAGGGCGAGCGACTGAAGTTGGAGCAGAAGGCGCTAGAGCAGGTCGCGCACAACAACGCCGGCCGGGTCGCATTGATCGGCCAGATTATCGGCCAGCTTGCCGGACGCGAAGCCGAAGAGCAACGCCTGCAACTCGCGATTGCCGAGGAGCAGCGTCTCGAGACACGATTGACCGCGGGCGATTTCGCCACCGGTGCGCGATCGCAACTGATCGTAGTGCTCGCGGCGCGTCGAGCGCTTGGCTACGATGCTCGGGTGGCAGAGCACGCGGCGCGGAATGAGCGTGAGCTCGCTCCGTTTGCCAGCCGCAGGGCCGAGCTGGTCGACGCGCGTTCGGGCGCGAATCAGGCTGAGGCGGTCATCGCCGAAATCGGAATGCAGATTGCCGAGCGCGAAGCGGCCCATTCCGAGACCGTTGGAGAGCTGGAGCGGATCAGGCGCGAGAACCCACGCGATCCGGGATTACGCGATCGATACGACACCGCGAACGATGCTCTGGACCGATTGACGCGAGAGAAGAACGCTTTGATCGCGCGGCAGGGCCATCTGGATGGTCGCATCAACACGCTTGATCGGCTGCAGGACCATCGCGATGAGCTGGATCGCGAGGCAACGGGGCTGGAGCTTGACTACGGCGCGACGAAGGTGCTGGTGGAAGCCTTCGGCCGCAACGGCATCCAGGCGATGATCGTCGAGGGCGTGCTGCCGGAGCTCGAGGACGAAGCCAATCGGTTGCTTCGCCAGATGTCGACCGGCCAGCTCGAGGTGTCCTTCCGCTCGCAGCGTCAATTACAGTCGCGTGATTCAGTCGCGGAGACGCTCGACATCATCATCCGCGACGAGGCCGGCGAACGGTTGTACGCGCTCTATAGTGGCGGCGAGGCGTTTCGGGTTAACTTCGCAATCCGGGTCGCTCTGTCGAAGCTACTGGCTCGCCGGGCTGGCGCAAGTATCGACATGCTCGTCATCGACGAGGGGTTCGGCACGCAGGACGCCCGCGGACGCGACGGGCTGATCGAGGCGCTGCGCTCGATCGAGGATGATTTCCAGACGATCCTCGTGATCACGCACATCGGCGAGATCCGCGAGCTGTTCCCAACCCGGATCGATGTCGTCAAGACCGACCGCGGCTCACAGGTGACCGTCTGCTGA
- a CDS encoding AAA family ATPase produces the protein MIPLQLTLRNFLSYRDEATIDFTNIRIACLSGDNGAGKSALLDAITWALWGETRTPSDRDVIFDRRDRDGSHVRLPARGP, from the coding sequence ATGATTCCATTACAGCTCACGCTGAGGAATTTCCTCAGCTACCGTGACGAAGCGACGATCGACTTCACCAATATCCGGATCGCGTGTCTCTCGGGCGATAACGGAGCGGGCAAGTCCGCTCTGCTCGACGCGATCACCTGGGCGCTCTGGGGCGAGACCAGGACACCCAGCGACCGGGATGTCATCTTCGATCGGCGCGATCGAGATGGAAGTCACGTTCGTCTTCCGGCTCGGGGACCGTGA
- a CDS encoding transporter associated domain-containing protein, whose protein sequence is MQDEFERPETDIAIAADGTARVNGLVLINEFNRRLDATIDDPNVATIGGFVFGHIGRKPELGDEIVTEGLRFRVEALDGLRIAQLTVIPVGSAGERSSRRDDATQHG, encoded by the coding sequence ATGCAGGACGAATTCGAACGCCCGGAAACCGATATCGCCATCGCCGCGGACGGCACGGCGCGAGTCAATGGGCTGGTTCTCATCAACGAGTTCAACCGGCGACTGGACGCGACCATCGATGACCCCAATGTCGCTACCATCGGTGGGTTCGTCTTCGGTCACATCGGCCGAAAGCCAGAGCTGGGCGACGAAATCGTCACCGAAGGGCTACGCTTTCGTGTCGAGGCGCTCGATGGTTTGCGCATCGCTCAGCTGACTGTCATTCCAGTTGGGTCGGCAGGGGAGCGGTCAAGTCGCCGGGATGACGCCACGCAGCACGGGTGA
- a CDS encoding DUF5808 domain-containing protein, translated as MIRRIRRLAGIALAVVVGVALVDQLGRAPEDRDWHGEALGVPYDFRLPTPDRVRQRAWNREDERVLVPRVWGVGWTINVRQFVRRLGLLIA; from the coding sequence ATGATACGGCGAATCCGTCGATTGGCAGGGATAGCGCTGGCCGTGGTCGTCGGGGTAGCGCTCGTCGATCAGCTTGGGCGAGCGCCCGAAGATCGCGATTGGCACGGCGAAGCGCTCGGCGTGCCGTACGACTTTCGTCTCCCGACGCCTGATCGGGTGCGCCAACGAGCCTGGAATCGTGAGGACGAACGCGTGCTTGTTCCTCGTGTCTGGGGCGTCGGCTGGACGATCAATGTCCGTCAATTTGTCCGCAGGCTCGGATTGTTGATCGCGTAG
- the rny gene encoding ribonuclease Y yields the protein MEYVLIALASAVLGGAIAALLTRAHLQSSASSMVGKANLEAQRITEEAEAQRRETVLEAKDEAIRIRNEMDREVANRRRDTERMERRIEQKEEQFDRKTEQVDRRDRNLERREKELDQREGELKTFQDRQEEELQRVAMMTTDQAREVLLRQTEDDMRDILNRRVHELEQEAKAEADRRSRKILATTIQRIASDYIAESTVSVVPLPSDDMKGRIIGREGRNIRALEQATGCDLIVDDTPEAVTLSGFDPVRREIARRALLKLIQDGRIHPARIEEVVNKTRLDLEQVMREEGEKVAYEANVQGLHPDLIKLLGRLKYRTSYGQNVLAHSLEVSLVAGALAAELGADVNVSKTAGLLHDIGKAVDHEVDGPHALIGADIARRLGRSARIVHAIAAHHGEEEPQTVEAFIVATADGISGARPGARREMVETYIKRLEALEAVANSFDGVEKCFAIQAGREVRIMVQPEKVDDLAAAKLARDIVKKIEENLEYPGQIKVTVIRETRAVDYAR from the coding sequence ATGGAATATGTTCTCATTGCGCTCGCTTCCGCGGTGCTGGGCGGCGCCATTGCAGCATTGCTGACGAGAGCTCACTTGCAATCGAGCGCAAGCTCGATGGTCGGCAAGGCGAACCTCGAGGCGCAGCGCATCACTGAGGAAGCAGAAGCGCAGCGACGCGAAACAGTTCTTGAAGCCAAGGACGAAGCGATCCGGATCCGCAACGAGATGGATCGCGAGGTTGCTAACCGACGCCGCGACACCGAACGGATGGAGCGGCGGATCGAGCAGAAGGAAGAACAGTTCGATCGCAAGACCGAACAGGTCGATCGTCGGGATCGCAACCTGGAGCGTCGCGAAAAAGAGCTCGACCAGCGCGAAGGCGAGCTCAAAACCTTTCAGGATCGCCAGGAAGAGGAGCTACAGCGGGTCGCCATGATGACGACCGACCAGGCCCGCGAGGTTCTGCTCCGGCAAACCGAGGATGACATGCGCGATATCCTCAATCGTCGGGTCCACGAGCTCGAGCAGGAGGCCAAGGCAGAAGCAGACCGCCGCTCACGCAAGATCCTGGCGACAACCATCCAGCGTATTGCCAGCGACTACATCGCCGAATCGACCGTCTCGGTCGTCCCTCTCCCGAGTGACGACATGAAAGGACGTATCATCGGCCGCGAGGGTCGTAACATCCGGGCGCTCGAACAGGCGACTGGCTGCGACCTGATTGTCGATGACACGCCCGAAGCGGTCACACTCTCCGGGTTCGACCCGGTGCGGCGAGAGATCGCCCGACGGGCGCTGCTCAAGCTGATACAGGACGGACGGATCCATCCGGCTCGGATCGAGGAGGTCGTCAACAAGACTCGCCTCGATCTCGAGCAGGTCATGCGCGAAGAGGGCGAGAAGGTCGCCTACGAAGCCAATGTCCAGGGTCTGCACCCGGATCTGATCAAGCTGCTGGGACGGTTGAAGTACCGCACCAGCTATGGCCAGAACGTCCTGGCTCACTCTCTGGAAGTGTCGTTGGTCGCCGGGGCACTGGCAGCCGAGCTCGGCGCAGATGTCAATGTCTCGAAAACGGCCGGCCTCCTCCACGATATCGGTAAGGCGGTCGATCACGAGGTCGACGGCCCCCACGCCCTGATCGGCGCAGACATCGCCCGACGACTGGGCCGCTCGGCTCGGATCGTCCACGCGATCGCCGCGCACCACGGCGAAGAAGAGCCACAGACGGTCGAGGCGTTCATCGTCGCTACCGCCGACGGCATCAGCGGCGCTCGACCCGGCGCCCGGCGTGAGATGGTCGAAACCTACATCAAGCGTCTGGAAGCTCTCGAAGCAGTCGCGAACTCGTTCGACGGAGTCGAGAAGTGCTTCGCTATCCAGGCTGGACGCGAAGTGCGGATCATGGTTCAGCCGGAGAAGGTCGACGACCTGGCCGCCGCAAAGCTGGCCCGCGATATCGTCAAGAAGATCGAAGAAAATCTGGAATATCCGGGACAGATCAAGGTGACTGTTATCCGGGAGACACGAGCTGTCGACTACGCACGCTAG